A genomic window from Lycium barbarum isolate Lr01 chromosome 4, ASM1917538v2, whole genome shotgun sequence includes:
- the LOC132635919 gene encoding heat shock factor protein HSF30 isoform X1, which yields MEEGVRVKVEEDGIATTVLPMEGLHDVGPPPFLSKTYEMVEDPSTDKVISWSKARNSFIVWDSHKFSTTLLPRFFKHSNFSSFIRQLNTYGFRKVDPDRWEFANEGFLGGQKHLLKTIKRRRNVGQSMNQQGSGPCIELGYYGMEEELERLKRDKNVLMTEIVKLRQQQQSTRNQIIAMGEKIESTERKQEQMMSFLAKIFSNPTFLQQYLDKHVQRKDKQRIEVGQKRRLTMTPSTENLQDVVSVAIGSDQPNIGTDIETFFSAALDNESSSNVGSASVVTASGTDIELAAENIWEELLSEDLISGDRAEEVLVGDRPEVDVEVEDLVAETTEWGMAESWRPKAIFCYSISSVNV from the exons ATGGAGGAAGGAGTGAGAGTTAAGGTTGAAGAAGATGGAATTGCCACAACTGTGTTGCCTATGGAAGGGTTGCATGATGTTGGTCCACCACCATTTCTAAGTAAGACTTATGAAATGGTGgaagatccttcaactgataaAGTGATTTCTTGGAGTAAAGCAAGGAATAGTTTTATTGTTTGGGATTCTCATAAGTTCTCCACTACACTGCTGCCTAGGTTTTTCAAGCACAGTAATTTCTCCAGCTTCATTCGACAGCTTAACACATAT GGTTTTAGAAAGGTGGATCCTGATAGATGGGAATTTGCAAATGAAGGTTTTCTTGGAGGACAAAAGCATCTTTTGAAGACCATAAAGAGGAGGAGGAATGTTGGTCAAAGCATGAACCAACAAGGATCAGGCCCTTGCATTGAATTAGGTTATTATGGAATGGAAGAGGAGCTTGAAAGATTAAAGCgtgataaaaatgtgttgatgactGAAATAGTTAAACTTAGGCAGCAACAGCAGAGTACTAGAAATCAGATCATTGCAATGGGAGAAAAAATCGAAAGCACGGAGAGGAAACAAGAACAGATGATGAGTTTCCTAGCCAAGATTTTCAGTAATCCCACTTTTCTCCAGCAGTACTTGGACAAACATGTGCAGAGAAAAGATAAACAACGCATTGAAGTTGGACAAAAGAGGAGATTGACAATGACCCCCAGTACTGAGAACCTTCAAGATGTTGTATCAGTTGCCATAGGAAGTGATCAGCCAAATATTGGGACGGATATCGAAACGTTTTTCTCTGCTGCATTGGACAATGAATCGAGCAGCAATGTGGGGTCGGCTTCTGTTGTGACAGCAAGTGGAACTGATATAGAACTGGCGGCTGAGAATATATGGGAAGAGTTGCTGAGTGAAGATCTTATATCGGGGGATCGAGCAGAGGAAGTACTGGTGGGTGATCGACCTGAAGTTGACGTGGAAGTTGAAGATCTTGTTGCAGAAACAACTGAATGGG GGATGGCAGAGTCGTGGAGGCCTAAAGCTATTTTTTGCTATTCTATATCCTCTGTTAATGTATAA
- the LOC132635919 gene encoding heat shock factor protein HSF30 isoform X2 gives MEEGVRVKVEEDGIATTVLPMEGLHDVGPPPFLSKTYEMVEDPSTDKVISWSKARNSFIVWDSHKFSTTLLPRFFKHSNFSSFIRQLNTYGFRKVDPDRWEFANEGFLGGQKHLLKTIKRRRNVGQSMNQQGSGPCIELGYYGMEEELERLKRDKNVLMTEIVKLRQQQQSTRNQIIAMGEKIESTERKQEQMMSFLAKIFSNPTFLQQYLDKHVQRKDKQRIEVGQKRRLTMTPSTENLQDVVSVAIGSDQPNIGTDIETFFSAALDNESSSNVGSASVVTASGTDIELAAENIWEELLSEDLISGDRAEEVLVGDRPEVDVEVEDLVAETTEWGEELEDLVDQIGFI, from the exons ATGGAGGAAGGAGTGAGAGTTAAGGTTGAAGAAGATGGAATTGCCACAACTGTGTTGCCTATGGAAGGGTTGCATGATGTTGGTCCACCACCATTTCTAAGTAAGACTTATGAAATGGTGgaagatccttcaactgataaAGTGATTTCTTGGAGTAAAGCAAGGAATAGTTTTATTGTTTGGGATTCTCATAAGTTCTCCACTACACTGCTGCCTAGGTTTTTCAAGCACAGTAATTTCTCCAGCTTCATTCGACAGCTTAACACATAT GGTTTTAGAAAGGTGGATCCTGATAGATGGGAATTTGCAAATGAAGGTTTTCTTGGAGGACAAAAGCATCTTTTGAAGACCATAAAGAGGAGGAGGAATGTTGGTCAAAGCATGAACCAACAAGGATCAGGCCCTTGCATTGAATTAGGTTATTATGGAATGGAAGAGGAGCTTGAAAGATTAAAGCgtgataaaaatgtgttgatgactGAAATAGTTAAACTTAGGCAGCAACAGCAGAGTACTAGAAATCAGATCATTGCAATGGGAGAAAAAATCGAAAGCACGGAGAGGAAACAAGAACAGATGATGAGTTTCCTAGCCAAGATTTTCAGTAATCCCACTTTTCTCCAGCAGTACTTGGACAAACATGTGCAGAGAAAAGATAAACAACGCATTGAAGTTGGACAAAAGAGGAGATTGACAATGACCCCCAGTACTGAGAACCTTCAAGATGTTGTATCAGTTGCCATAGGAAGTGATCAGCCAAATATTGGGACGGATATCGAAACGTTTTTCTCTGCTGCATTGGACAATGAATCGAGCAGCAATGTGGGGTCGGCTTCTGTTGTGACAGCAAGTGGAACTGATATAGAACTGGCGGCTGAGAATATATGGGAAGAGTTGCTGAGTGAAGATCTTATATCGGGGGATCGAGCAGAGGAAGTACTGGTGGGTGATCGACCTGAAGTTGACGTGGAAGTTGAAGATCTTGTTGCAGAAACAACTGAATGGGGTGAGGAATTAGAAGACCTTGTAGATCAAATTGGTTTTATTTAG
- the LOC132635919 gene encoding heat shock factor protein HSF30 isoform X3 — translation MEEGVRVKVEEDGIATTVLPMEGLHDVGPPPFLSKTYEMVEDPSTDKVISWSKARNSFIVWDSHKFSTTLLPRFFKHSNFSSFIRQLNTYGFRKVDPDRWEFANEGFLGGQKHLLKTIKRRRNVGQSMNQQGSGPCIELGYYGMEEELERLKRDKNVLMTEIVKLRQQQQSTRNQIIAMGEKIESTERKQEQMMSFLAKIFSNPTFLQQYLDKHVQRKDKQRIEVGQKRRLTMTPSTENLQDVVSVAIGSDQPNIGTDIETFFSAALDNESSSNVGSASVVTASGTDIELAAENIWEELLSEDLISGDRAEEVLVGDRPEVDVEVEDLVAETTEWG, via the exons ATGGAGGAAGGAGTGAGAGTTAAGGTTGAAGAAGATGGAATTGCCACAACTGTGTTGCCTATGGAAGGGTTGCATGATGTTGGTCCACCACCATTTCTAAGTAAGACTTATGAAATGGTGgaagatccttcaactgataaAGTGATTTCTTGGAGTAAAGCAAGGAATAGTTTTATTGTTTGGGATTCTCATAAGTTCTCCACTACACTGCTGCCTAGGTTTTTCAAGCACAGTAATTTCTCCAGCTTCATTCGACAGCTTAACACATAT GGTTTTAGAAAGGTGGATCCTGATAGATGGGAATTTGCAAATGAAGGTTTTCTTGGAGGACAAAAGCATCTTTTGAAGACCATAAAGAGGAGGAGGAATGTTGGTCAAAGCATGAACCAACAAGGATCAGGCCCTTGCATTGAATTAGGTTATTATGGAATGGAAGAGGAGCTTGAAAGATTAAAGCgtgataaaaatgtgttgatgactGAAATAGTTAAACTTAGGCAGCAACAGCAGAGTACTAGAAATCAGATCATTGCAATGGGAGAAAAAATCGAAAGCACGGAGAGGAAACAAGAACAGATGATGAGTTTCCTAGCCAAGATTTTCAGTAATCCCACTTTTCTCCAGCAGTACTTGGACAAACATGTGCAGAGAAAAGATAAACAACGCATTGAAGTTGGACAAAAGAGGAGATTGACAATGACCCCCAGTACTGAGAACCTTCAAGATGTTGTATCAGTTGCCATAGGAAGTGATCAGCCAAATATTGGGACGGATATCGAAACGTTTTTCTCTGCTGCATTGGACAATGAATCGAGCAGCAATGTGGGGTCGGCTTCTGTTGTGACAGCAAGTGGAACTGATATAGAACTGGCGGCTGAGAATATATGGGAAGAGTTGCTGAGTGAAGATCTTATATCGGGGGATCGAGCAGAGGAAGTACTGGTGGGTGATCGACCTGAAGTTGACGTGGAAGTTGAAGATCTTGTTGCAGAAACAACTGAATGGG GTTAA